The DNA region TTTTACTTCAAGCGGGGCTGGTGGGCCATAAGAACGGAAAATATTATGATACTTTTCGCAATAGATGCATGTTTCCTATTATGGACTTAAAAGGAAGGATTGTTGCATTCGGCGGCAGAATTATGCACAGTGAAGAAAGTGCTGCCAAATATTTAAATTCTCCGGAGACGGTTATATTTAATAAACGCAGGTTGTTATTTCCCATCTATCAGGCACTTCCTGAAATTCGGCGGAAGCGTCAGGCAATTATGGTGGAAGGTTATATGGATGCCATTTCTTTACATGCTCATGGAATTAAAAATGTGGTTGCATCATTGGGAACAGCCTTTACTGTTGAGCAGGCAAGGCTCTTAAAAAAGTATGCTGATGAAGTTATTTTCAGCTATGACATGGATGCTGCCGGACAGAATGCGACACGTCGTGCGCTTGAGATAGCCGGTTCAGTAGGGCTAAAATTAAGAGTAGCACTGCTTGGGGAAGGAAAGGATCCTGATGAATTTGTAAATCTTCATGGCGGAGATGAATACCTAGAAGTTATTGATCAGGCAGTACCTGCTCTTGACTACTTATTTCAGGCTTTGCGGACTCAATATGATGGTGCCACTTTAGAAGGGCAGCAAAAAATTTTAAATGAAATGTTTGCAGTTCTTACAGTACAGGATAATACATATCAATTCAATTCGTTTATCAGGAAGATGGCACGTACGCTTCATATGGATGAAGGCCTTATACGCAGTGAGGCAATTCGGTATACGAAGAAAAATAATTCCCATGTATATATATCACCCAATGTATATGGCGAGGAAAGAACTGGTACCGTCAGCTCCAATGATGGGCGTCAGCGAAGGCTGGAACAGGAACTGTTGAAGTACTGTTTAGTTTCACATATATTGCCGGAAGGCTTTGATAGTTTGGAGAAGTATTCCTTTGCCGATGAATTTATTGGAAGATTATATGACGTATTGAAGCAGGCGGGCAAAGGAAATATTACTGTAGAGTATGCAGAGGCACGGTTGGAACGATCTGATCTGGAACAGTTGGCACAGCTGATGATGACAGATTATCATGGTGTGGCAGAACCATATGAAGAGTATATCCGCCCTATGCGTAAAATTTATCTGCAGAACGAGTATAAATTTCATACACAGCGGGCGGCGGAATTAATGGAGAGTGATCCGCAAAAGGCAAAAGAAGAGCAGTTAACCTGTATTCGATTAAGTGAGGAAATTCGATTGATCGGCGGGTGAAAATGCAGTATGAAATTTATGATAAAGGGGGGGCTTATGAAGAAGAAAAGGCAAAATTTAGAGCTTTGGATGGGAGAACTGAGAGATAAGGTAAGGAAAGATGGGACAATTTCAAATAAAGATATCATGCTTTTCTTTACCGAAAAGAATCTGGGACAGGATGATCTTTCAGCGGTATATGAGCTGCTTCATGAAAGCAATATCGACATCAATTTCGATGAAGATGCATCCGATGAGGACCTGGAAATTTTAGAAGATGAAGAAACAGATGATGAAAAGGATATTGTCGAAATTTCTGATGTCATGAATACTTCTGATTCTATAAATATAGATGATCCGGTAAAGATGTATTTGAAAGAGATTGGAGCTATTAAGCTCCTTACAGGATCACAGGAAATAGAGCTTGCCAAGTTAGTGGAAAAAGGAAGCTTTGATGATGCAACTGGTCGGGATAAGATGGCTGCTGATGAGGCGAAAAAAGCGCTTTCTGATGCGAATTTAAGACTTGTTGTTTCTATTGCAAAAAAATATCTTGGCAGAGGACTGCAGTTCTTAGATTTAATTCAGGAGGGGAATTTGGGGCTCCTCAAAGCTGTAGATAAATTTGATTACACCAAAGGTTTTAAATTCAGTACATATGCAACATGGTGGATAAGGCAGGCAATTACGCGGGCTATTGCGGATCAGGCGCGTACGATCCGCGTACCTGTCCATATGGTGGAGACTATCAATAAGTTAAATCGTATTTCTCGTCAGCTGCTTCAGGAGAAAGGCCGGGAGGCTACCAACGAAGAGTTGGCAAAAGCCATGGGAGTAAGTGTTGCGAAAATTCGGGAAGTAAAAAAAATTGCCCAGGATCCCATTTCGCTGGAAACACCAATTGGAGAAAAAGAGGACTCCCATTTAGGCGACTTTATTGAAGATCATGAGGCAATTGCTCCCGATGATGCGGCGGGTTCCATTTTACTTCGGGAACAGATTGATGAACTGCTGCGAGAATTGACAGATCGTGAACGACAGGTACTTGAACTCCGATTTGGATTAAAAGATGGAAGGCCACGAACTTTGGAAGAAGTAGGAAAATATTTTGATGTAACCCGGGAGCGTATCAGGCAAATTGAGGGGAAAGCATTAACAAAACTGAAGAAGTCTGCAAAATCATTGGCCAATGTATAGAAGTATTGACGGTATTCCTATTTGCTGATAAAATATCATGTATTGGTGAAGGGGGCCTATAGCTCAGTTGGTCAGAGCCGGCGGCTCATAACCGCCTGGTCCCAGGTTCGAGTCCTGGTGGGCCCACCAATAGATATTTAAGGTTGAGCTCAATGCTTGGCCTTTTTTGTTACAGAAAAGGAATTGGAATGAAACTTACACCTCGTCTGCGGGCTGTAGCGGGATTGGTTCCATGTGGTTCGTGTATAGCTGATATAGGGACAGATCATGCGTATGTACCTATTTCTTTGATTCATAACGGAAGAATTAAATATGCTATAGCGGGAGATATACATGCAGGTCCTGCGCAGCGGGCTCGGGAACATATAAAGAGGGAAGGTCTTTCAACGAAGATTAAGGTGCGCGAAGGTGCCGGATTATCTATTTTGGAAGAGGATGAAGTAGATGGTGCGGTGATCGCAGGGATGGGCGGATTTATGATTCGTGATATTTTAAAGCAGGAATATGTTATTGCTGAAAGTATTAAGTGGTTTATCCTGCAGCCACAAAACCATACATCCGATTTATATATTTGGCTGCAGCAAAATGGATATAAAATTGAACAGGAAGTTCTTGCTGAAGAAGGAACGCAGCTTTATGAGATCCTTTATGTGACACATGGGCATATGGACCCTTTTTCAGAGATAGAAGCTGAAATAGGAGTTACTGAGAGCCGATATAAAGATAAACTCTTTGTTAAACATTTGAAAAAACTTATCAATCAAAGAAAAATGATATTGAATGGCATTGATATTGAGAGTGCAAATGTCGTAAATACGGCAAAGTACCAAAAGGCATTAACGGATGAGGCTATTCTGGAGGAGATATTATGGAGATTTATGTAAAAGATATTATGCAATTGATGGAAGATTGGGCACCCTCCTCATTGGCGGAATCATGGGATCATCCCGGTCTTCAGGTGGGAAATCCGAATCAGCCTGTACATAAAATTCTGGTAGCTTTGGATATGACCGAACTGAATATATCCTATGCAATTGATCATGGAGTGGATATGGTCATATCGCATCACCCATTTTTATTTAAACCTATTCATGACATAGACCTTTCCACTTGTAAAGGACGAATGATTGAAAACTTGATCAGACATCGGATCACTTCTTTTGCAGCACATACCAATTTAGATTCAGCAGTACAAGGCGTAAATGATGCATTGGCTGAAAAATTGGGATTACAGGAATGCAAGGGAT from Dialister invisus DSM 15470 includes:
- the rpoD gene encoding RNA polymerase sigma factor RpoD — encoded protein: MKKKRQNLELWMGELRDKVRKDGTISNKDIMLFFTEKNLGQDDLSAVYELLHESNIDINFDEDASDEDLEILEDEETDDEKDIVEISDVMNTSDSINIDDPVKMYLKEIGAIKLLTGSQEIELAKLVEKGSFDDATGRDKMAADEAKKALSDANLRLVVSIAKKYLGRGLQFLDLIQEGNLGLLKAVDKFDYTKGFKFSTYATWWIRQAITRAIADQARTIRVPVHMVETINKLNRISRQLLQEKGREATNEELAKAMGVSVAKIREVKKIAQDPISLETPIGEKEDSHLGDFIEDHEAIAPDDAAGSILLREQIDELLRELTDRERQVLELRFGLKDGRPRTLEEVGKYFDVTRERIRQIEGKALTKLKKSAKSLANV
- the dnaG gene encoding DNA primase gives rise to the protein MRKFNNEFLQRVKDSTNLIDVIRAYGIDVKKKGSRYWACCPFHHEKTPSFSISPEDGFYYCFGCHESGDSIKFIEKMDQITFPDAVERLAEMGHVELPPDEISEEDKREAALVHKLYEVTELAGNYFHNCLLRTNIGKDGLAYFKKRHLDDKTIETFKLGFAPPEWERLYCDFTKRKHISPDILLQAGLVGHKNGKYYDTFRNRCMFPIMDLKGRIVAFGGRIMHSEESAAKYLNSPETVIFNKRRLLFPIYQALPEIRRKRQAIMVEGYMDAISLHAHGIKNVVASLGTAFTVEQARLLKKYADEVIFSYDMDAAGQNATRRALEIAGSVGLKLRVALLGEGKDPDEFVNLHGGDEYLEVIDQAVPALDYLFQALRTQYDGATLEGQQKILNEMFAVLTVQDNTYQFNSFIRKMARTLHMDEGLIRSEAIRYTKKNNSHVYISPNVYGEERTGTVSSNDGRQRRLEQELLKYCLVSHILPEGFDSLEKYSFADEFIGRLYDVLKQAGKGNITVEYAEARLERSDLEQLAQLMMTDYHGVAEPYEEYIRPMRKIYLQNEYKFHTQRAAELMESDPQKAKEEQLTCIRLSEEIRLIGG
- a CDS encoding tRNA (adenine(22)-N(1))-methyltransferase, with translation MKLTPRLRAVAGLVPCGSCIADIGTDHAYVPISLIHNGRIKYAIAGDIHAGPAQRAREHIKREGLSTKIKVREGAGLSILEEDEVDGAVIAGMGGFMIRDILKQEYVIAESIKWFILQPQNHTSDLYIWLQQNGYKIEQEVLAEEGTQLYEILYVTHGHMDPFSEIEAEIGVTESRYKDKLFVKHLKKLINQRKMILNGIDIESANVVNTAKYQKALTDEAILEEILWRFM